DNA sequence from the Stenotrophomonas sp. 24(2023) genome:
CTGATCGTGCTGATCGTGCTCCGCTACCGCCACCTGCAGGCACAGGCGCGCTACAGCACGCTGCTGGCGCTGGCCGACAAGGGCGTGGAACTGCCCGACCGCCTGCTGTACGAACCCCTGCCGTCCACGATCGAACGGCGCCGTGCGTTCGTGCTGATCGGCGGCGGCATCGGTGTGATCGCCATGTTCCTGGCACTGCCCGGGCAGCTGGACAGCGGGCTGGGCATCAGCCGCTTGTGGGGCATCGGCCTGCTGCCCCTGATGACCGGGCTGGGCTACCTGGCCAGCTGGTGGTTCAACCGGCGCGGGGACGTGCGTGGCTGATGATGCGGCCGAGGCGCGCATCGATCTGGCCTTGGCCAGGCGCGTACAGCACAACGGTGACCGCCAGGCCTTCGAGCAGCTGGTGCGCCGCCATCAGGGCACGGTGCGCGCGCAGCTGCGGCGCCTGCTGCACGGTGACGACGCCACTGCCGATGACCTGGCGCAGGAGACCTTCGTGCTGGCATGGCGCAAGCTGGACCAGTTCCGTGGTGATGCGCGCTTTTCCACCTGGCTGTACCGCGTGGCCTACTCCTGCTTCCTGCAGGCACGGCGACGCCCCGCACAACCGGAGGGCGACGAGGACGGGGGGCTGGAGCAGCTGCCCGCCCCCCGCCAACGGATCGACCTGCAGCTGGACCTGGAACAGGCGATGCGCCGGCTGTCACCGGCTGAACAGGCCGTACTGCTGCATTGCGTGCAGCTTGGGCTGAGCCACGAGGAGGCCGCCTACGTGCTGTCCCTGCCGCTGGGCACGGTGAAGACGCATGCCCTGCGCGGCAGGGCCAAACTGAAGACATGGCTGGCGGCATGGCATCCTGCCGACGGCGACGAGGAATTCCCATGACGACCGATGACCCTGACGATATCGATGCGCTGCTGCGCGGGCAGTTTGCCGGCCCGGTAGCCGATGAGGGATTCAGTGCACGGGTGATGCAGCACCTGCCCCCGCGCCGGCGCACGCGCTGGCCGTTGTGGGCCGGCGCAGGGCTGGGCGTGCTGGCCTGCGCCGTGACCCTGGCCCGGGCCCCCCTGCTGCGCGCGGGCTGGGGGGACTGGCTGGCAGGGGCCCCTTCCCCCGCAGGCGCTGCAACCTGGGCGATCGCCCTGGCGGTTGCCGCACTGGTGATGGCCTGGGGCCTGGCCGAAGCCCGCGAGGCGTGAAGCCAGGCATGGCCTGGCGTTGCAGCGCAGGGCGCGTCAGTGCGCCAGCGCGAAATCCAGGCCCGCGCACACCGCCGCCACCTGGGCGTCGTTGCACTCCTGCGGGTTCGTCCGCGGGCTGTCCGGGTACACCTCGGTGGTCGTGGCATAGCGCGCATCGGTGAAGCCGGCGCACGCACCGATCGAACGCGATTCGCCCCAGACCACGCCGGTGGACTGCAGCGGCATGCCGGCCAGGTTGCCGTTGGCATCCGGCGGGGCGATGGCGGTGATCGGGGCCACGGCCGCAATCAGCGCCTTCTGGAATTCATGCTGCGGGTCTTCACTGTTGCCGATCACATAGAAGCCATCGGGAATGGCTTCGTAGCCGAGCGGCTTGCCGTCGCGCGCGCAGCGGGCCGGGTCGAACTCCTGCAGGTCGCTGTCGGTGGTTTCGTGCAGGTCCAGGTGCACGCGCAGGGTGGCGTTGCGGTCGGCCACGAAACGCATCAGCGCAGCGGCTTCCTCGATCTGCCCACCGTCACGGAAGCTCCGGTTCGGGTCGATGGCCTGGGGATTCCAGCGCTGGATGCGCTCGTAACCCCAGGGACACACGCAGGGGGCCACGATCAGGTTCAAGCGGCCCAGGTAGCCGATCGCATGCTGGTGCAGGAACTGCAGCGCGCCATGCACGCCGCTGGTTTCGTAGCCATGCACGCCACCGGTCATCAGCGCGGTCGGCAGCGCCGGGTTCCAGTCACGGTTCACCACCGCAAACAGCGGGTACTGGTCCGGTGCGTAGTCCAGCTGGCCGTACTGGATCACCTGCAGGCGCCCGTCCAGCGGCTGCAGGGCCGCCACCACATCGGTCTGGTAGCTGCGCTGGCGCTGCTGGCGCGCCCGCCACTGCGTCTTCTCCGCCTCGCCCCAGGGCTGGCCGGGGGTGCCGATCGGATAGAAATGCGCAGCGGTCATGGCGTGCTCCAGGGTCGAACTGAACGGGTACAGCCTCCCATTCTAAGCCCTGCGGCCCGGGCGCGGCCGCCCTCACCCGGCCCTTTCATGCTGGCCGGGTCATCTGGCTGTAAAATCAACGGTTTTTGGCCCCTCACCCCTTGATGGCGAACGCAGCGCAGCCGGTCCTGGGTGGACCGGATTTCCTCCGCCTGCTCGCCCGTCTCAGCGACGGCGCGATGCCGGCCACCAGTCCCGCCCTGACCGATCGCCTCGGCCAGTGGGTGGACTGGAACCGTGCCGTCGCCCTGTCCGCCGCGCTGACCGGGCGCCTGCCCGAGCCCGGCGGAGCCGGCGAGGCGGCAGACGATGTGCTGGCCGACTGCGCCCAGGCCGAAGCCAGCCTGCAGGCATCGATCCACGACGATGCCGAAGCCGAGCGCCTGCTCGACCTTGCCGAAGCCGCCGCCGCACCGAATTTCGCCTCGCTGCGGCAACGCTACCTGGTGCTGCAGCGGGCCATCCAGACCGCCACCGGGCGGCTGCGCGGGCGCCTGCGTGAGCAGCTGGTGCAGGTATCGCCCGCACTGGCGCGACTGGCCGAGGTCGATGCGGTGATGGAACAGACTCTCAGCCCGCGCGAACACGCGCTGCTGGCCACCGCGCCGGCAGTGCTGGGCACCCGCTTTGAACGCGTGCACGGCCAGCCCGGCTGGCGCGCGCCGTTCCGCCATGACATGCGCAGCCTGCTGCTGGCCGAGCTTGAACTGCGCTTCCACCCGATCCACGGGCTGCTTGCGGCCCTGCGCTCCCACTGACCGGAACACCATGTCCAGAACTGCATTCGCTGTCGTTGTTTTCCTTGTCGGGCTGCTGGCCGTGTGCTGGATCGGCATCGGCTATGTCGCGGTGCATCCGCTGGGGGCCGCCGTGGCGGCGGTCATCGCCGCCTGCTACATCACCGGTGGCGTGGAGCTGTACCGCTACCGGCAGGCCAGCAACGGCCTGCGCGCGGCACTGGGCGATCTTTCGGCTGCCAGCGAACGCCTGGCACCGTGGCTGGAGCGCGTGCCGGTGGGCCTGCGCAACGCCGTGCGCCTGCGCGTGGAAGGCGAGCGCACCGCCCTGCCCGGCCCGGTGCTGACCCCGTACCTGGTCGGCCTGCTGGTGCTGCTGGGCATGCTCGGCACCCTGCTGGGCATGATGGATACCCTGCGCGGCACCGGCCTTGCCCTGCAGAGCGCCACCGACATGGCCGCCATCCGCGGCTCGCTGGCCTCGCCGGTGCAGGGCCTGGCCGTGGCCTTCGGCACCTCGATCGCCGGCGTTGCCAGTTCGGCCATGCTGGGCCTGCTGTCGGCCCTGCTGCGCCGCGAGCGCCTGCAGGTGGTACAGCAGCTCGACCGCGCCATCGCCGGTGAACTGCACCCGTATTCACAGGCGTGGCAGCGCGCCGAGTCGCTGCGCCTGCTGCAGGCACAATCGGCCGCGCTGCCGGTGCTGGTGGACCGCCTGCAGGCGATGACCGCCGCGTTCGAACAGCACAGCACGGCAGCCAACGAACGCCTGCTGGCCGGCCAGGCCGACTTCCTCACCCAGAGCCAGGCGCTGCAGGAACGATTGGCGGTATCACTGCAGCAGTCGCTGCGCGACGGCGCCGAGGCCAGTGCCGCGGCCATCGGCGGTGCGCTGCAGCCGATGGCCGAAACCACGCTGGCTGGCCTGGCCCAGCATGGCCAGGCCCTGCATGCGCGCAT
Encoded proteins:
- a CDS encoding DUF6249 domain-containing protein, whose amino-acid sequence is MDFIFIPLLVMAAPVLIVLIVLRYRHLQAQARYSTLLALADKGVELPDRLLYEPLPSTIERRRAFVLIGGGIGVIAMFLALPGQLDSGLGISRLWGIGLLPLMTGLGYLASWWFNRRGDVRG
- a CDS encoding sigma-70 family RNA polymerase sigma factor, coding for MADDAAEARIDLALARRVQHNGDRQAFEQLVRRHQGTVRAQLRRLLHGDDATADDLAQETFVLAWRKLDQFRGDARFSTWLYRVAYSCFLQARRRPAQPEGDEDGGLEQLPAPRQRIDLQLDLEQAMRRLSPAEQAVLLHCVQLGLSHEEAAYVLSLPLGTVKTHALRGRAKLKTWLAAWHPADGDEEFP
- a CDS encoding M14 family metallocarboxypeptidase; the protein is MTAAHFYPIGTPGQPWGEAEKTQWRARQQRQRSYQTDVVAALQPLDGRLQVIQYGQLDYAPDQYPLFAVVNRDWNPALPTALMTGGVHGYETSGVHGALQFLHQHAIGYLGRLNLIVAPCVCPWGYERIQRWNPQAIDPNRSFRDGGQIEEAAALMRFVADRNATLRVHLDLHETTDSDLQEFDPARCARDGKPLGYEAIPDGFYVIGNSEDPQHEFQKALIAAVAPITAIAPPDANGNLAGMPLQSTGVVWGESRSIGACAGFTDARYATTTEVYPDSPRTNPQECNDAQVAAVCAGLDFALAH
- a CDS encoding DUF3348 family protein, which produces MANAAQPVLGGPDFLRLLARLSDGAMPATSPALTDRLGQWVDWNRAVALSAALTGRLPEPGGAGEAADDVLADCAQAEASLQASIHDDAEAERLLDLAEAAAAPNFASLRQRYLVLQRAIQTATGRLRGRLREQLVQVSPALARLAEVDAVMEQTLSPREHALLATAPAVLGTRFERVHGQPGWRAPFRHDMRSLLLAELELRFHPIHGLLAALRSH